A window from Staphylococcus succinus encodes these proteins:
- a CDS encoding potassium channel family protein yields the protein MKKLNLVYELCMFTLAVISFFLMWTQPMKFFYIGEIVWLIFLIDVLTRFLLSKNKKTWIKTNYLDLVAVIPLNTVFQLARFARLFRIVKLFLITKHYFMPFFQFIQTNGLTKVFSITFISILFAAIPITLSEPTIESYNDGIWLAIVTITTVGYGDMSPETLIGRIATVYLMFVGIGLVSMITGTIATYFIKNKSSSNIKESIKKEIDNIENLSNDEIEQLVKIIRTYHN from the coding sequence ATGAAAAAACTTAATTTAGTATATGAATTGTGTATGTTTACTTTAGCTGTTATATCTTTCTTCTTAATGTGGACACAACCAATGAAATTTTTTTATATAGGTGAAATCGTTTGGTTAATATTTTTAATTGATGTTCTCACAAGATTTTTATTATCTAAAAATAAGAAAACATGGATTAAAACAAACTATCTTGACTTAGTAGCTGTAATTCCTCTTAACACTGTATTTCAATTAGCTAGATTCGCGAGGTTATTTAGAATAGTAAAGTTATTTTTGATAACAAAACATTATTTCATGCCTTTCTTCCAATTCATACAAACAAATGGGTTAACGAAAGTTTTTAGTATCACATTTATTAGCATTCTTTTCGCAGCTATTCCTATTACCCTGTCTGAACCAACTATAGAATCTTATAATGATGGTATCTGGTTGGCTATAGTTACGATAACTACTGTAGGTTATGGTGATATGAGTCCTGAAACATTAATTGGGCGTATAGCAACCGTCTATTTAATGTTTGTCGGTATTGGTTTAGTAAGTATGATAACCGGCACTATAGCTACTTATTTTATAAAAAACAAGAGCAGCTCCAACATTAAAGAATCAATTAAAAAAGAGATTGATAATATAGAAAATCTCTCAAATGATGAAATAGAGCAATTAGTTAAAATTATTCGTACATATCACAATTGA
- a CDS encoding glycerol dehydrogenase — MSRYIFQSPSRYIQGKGEIKSLANEVNKLGDAPLIISDSLVWSLTNKDINESFNSSEISYKYEEFNGEASENEIARLSQIAKDNNINVIVGVGGGKTLDTAKAISDDLNSPVVIVPTTASTDAPTSALSVIYSDEGVFTGYRFYYKNPNVVLADSQIIVQAPVKLFAAGMSDALATLVEVKATLNRRGKTMVDGKPTLASLAIAEKAEETLFKYGKSAYLAAAQGIVTPQVESIIEANTLLSGLGFENGGLAAAHAIHNGFTALSGDIHKLGHGEKVAYGTLVQMVLENRPYEEIKKYIDFYNFLEMPTNLNNMHLHDASFEDLVKVGELAKDPNDTFSNLSDEFTAEDVAQAILAVNELTEGKAN, encoded by the coding sequence ATGTCAAGATACATTTTTCAATCGCCAAGTAGATATATACAAGGAAAAGGAGAAATAAAAAGTTTAGCTAATGAAGTTAATAAATTAGGTGACGCACCCTTGATTATTTCAGATAGTTTAGTTTGGTCATTAACAAATAAAGACATAAACGAGAGTTTTAACTCTAGCGAGATTAGTTATAAATACGAAGAATTTAATGGGGAAGCCTCTGAAAATGAAATAGCAAGACTTAGCCAAATAGCTAAAGATAATAATATAAATGTAATTGTTGGCGTTGGAGGAGGGAAGACATTAGATACAGCAAAAGCAATTTCTGATGATCTTAATTCCCCGGTTGTTATTGTCCCAACAACTGCTTCTACAGATGCGCCTACGAGTGCTTTATCGGTTATCTATTCAGATGAAGGTGTTTTTACAGGTTACAGATTTTATTATAAAAATCCCAATGTAGTATTAGCAGATTCACAAATTATAGTCCAAGCACCAGTCAAATTGTTTGCGGCGGGCATGAGTGATGCTTTAGCAACTTTAGTAGAAGTTAAAGCAACTTTAAATCGTAGAGGGAAGACTATGGTAGATGGAAAACCAACATTAGCTTCGTTAGCCATTGCTGAAAAAGCAGAAGAAACCTTATTTAAATATGGTAAAAGTGCCTATTTAGCGGCGGCACAAGGTATTGTAACACCTCAAGTGGAGTCTATTATCGAGGCAAACACTTTACTCTCAGGACTTGGTTTTGAAAATGGCGGTCTTGCTGCAGCACATGCAATACACAATGGATTTACAGCTTTATCAGGAGATATTCATAAACTTGGACACGGTGAAAAAGTGGCATACGGGACGCTGGTTCAAATGGTTTTAGAAAATAGACCTTATGAAGAAATTAAAAAATATATTGATTTTTATAATTTCTTAGAAATGCCAACAAATTTAAATAATATGCATTTACACGACGCTTCTTTTGAGGATTTAGTAAAAGTAGGAGAATTAGCAAAAGATCCTAATGACACTTTTTCTAATTTAAGTGATGAATTCACTGCTGAAGACGTAGCACAAGCTATACTAGCAGTGAATGAATTAACTGAAGGTAAAGCTAACTAA
- a CDS encoding M48 family metallopeptidase has protein sequence MNDYDSKRVSISNLRYKYELTMIFIALIVIFLFLCALILFLLFFLGAGVPEWIYGGLVGLMIPVFGFFMVRFMYWSSISEGVEITNEQLPEIYTIYYELAIEMGFNTKRLKLPKLYLVNGNGVMNAFASKCSLKRRYIVIHSDLLDLAYKFDEIDLIKFILAHELGHHKCGHTNIWRMILAPFLKPLYLDKSLTRTQEYTADRVALYYAPEGAMSMIYLFSGKYMGSKIDLEEYFNSIDLHDESIWLKLSNFLSDHPVGFRRMKVLKQAKENGTWDVHGKFF, from the coding sequence ATGAACGATTATGACAGTAAAAGAGTAAGTATTTCAAATTTGAGGTATAAATATGAGCTTACGATGATATTTATCGCTCTAATCGTAATATTTTTGTTTTTATGTGCTTTAATATTATTTCTTTTGTTTTTTCTAGGGGCTGGAGTTCCTGAGTGGATTTATGGCGGATTAGTCGGGTTAATGATTCCTGTATTTGGTTTTTTTATGGTTCGTTTCATGTATTGGAGTTCGATATCAGAAGGTGTTGAGATTACTAATGAGCAATTGCCTGAAATTTATACCATTTATTATGAGTTAGCCATAGAAATGGGGTTTAATACTAAAAGATTGAAATTGCCAAAACTTTATCTTGTGAATGGTAATGGCGTTATGAACGCCTTTGCATCAAAATGTAGTTTAAAAAGAAGATATATTGTTATTCATAGTGATTTATTGGACTTAGCTTATAAATTTGATGAAATTGATTTAATTAAGTTTATACTAGCTCATGAGCTGGGTCATCATAAATGTGGGCATACTAATATCTGGAGAATGATACTTGCACCGTTTTTAAAACCTCTATATCTAGATAAAAGTCTTACACGAACACAAGAATATACAGCAGATAGAGTGGCTTTATATTACGCTCCTGAAGGAGCTATGAGCATGATTTATTTATTTTCGGGAAAGTACATGGGATCAAAAATTGATTTGGAGGAATATTTTAATAGTATTGATTTGCATGATGAATCAATTTGGCTAAAATTAAGTAATTTTCTATCTGATCATCCAGTTGGATTTAGAAGAATGAAAGTTTTAAAACAAGCTAAAGAAAATGGAACTTGGGATGTTCATGGCAAATTTTTTTAA
- a CDS encoding ABC transporter substrate-binding protein: protein MMTFEFKHDAGTTELPEIINSAVALELSFVEALVTLDIDVKGIADDGDSTNLISPLNKEVGNYISVGTRIDPDFESIRSSVPQLIIGDADRHKDIYNELNDIAPTILFKSFESGYQESLEVFQRIGTAVSKSKEAKERLDKHRELINDFNEQISIDKNKETLAIVVSEQGLTAHSHKTYIGEFLSKLGFKNALNDKIAKKLPAYKESYYLELSYEQLANINPERLIVMINDNNNNDLSKLQNSNQWDDLDAVKNDRVHFVNRDEWAKLRSPIASEDIVETLANLKE, encoded by the coding sequence ATGATGACATTTGAATTTAAACATGATGCAGGGACTACTGAGTTGCCTGAAATTATTAATTCAGCAGTAGCATTAGAATTATCGTTTGTTGAGGCATTAGTTACTTTAGATATAGATGTGAAAGGTATTGCTGATGATGGTGACAGTACAAATTTGATATCACCACTTAACAAAGAAGTTGGTAATTACATTTCAGTTGGTACACGTATAGATCCAGATTTTGAATCAATTAGATCTTCTGTTCCACAACTCATTATTGGAGATGCTGATCGTCACAAAGATATTTATAACGAATTAAATGATATAGCGCCTACTATTTTATTCAAAAGTTTTGAGTCAGGTTATCAAGAATCATTAGAGGTATTCCAACGTATTGGAACTGCCGTATCTAAATCAAAAGAAGCGAAAGAACGCTTAGATAAACATCGTGAATTAATTAATGATTTTAATGAACAAATCTCAATAGATAAGAATAAAGAAACATTAGCAATAGTAGTTTCTGAACAAGGTTTAACTGCGCATTCACATAAAACTTATATAGGTGAATTTTTAAGTAAATTAGGCTTTAAAAATGCTCTTAATGATAAAATAGCAAAAAAATTACCTGCTTATAAAGAATCATACTATTTAGAACTCTCATACGAACAATTAGCAAATATTAACCCTGAAAGATTAATTGTGATGATAAATGACAACAATAATAATGATTTAAGTAAATTACAAAATAGTAATCAATGGGATGATTTGGATGCAGTTAAAAATGACCGGGTACATTTTGTGAATAGAGATGAATGGGCTAAATTACGTAGTCCAATTGCTTCCGAAGATATCGTTGAAACTTTAGCAAATCTTAAAGAATAA
- a CDS encoding GTP pyrophosphokinase, whose translation MYIKRKSSLDLESLKEEFKDSYSKFENPEQVFMSLFEFVELNQIYSSALKEISTKLEILDDNFQQTHKHNPIHHIERRVKKLRSLVKKLEKRNLEISAQSARENLNDIAGIRVVCNYIEDIYVVESLLLKQEDVNLLKRKDYLKNPKENGYRSLHIVITVPVFLADYVEVVPVEVQIRTIGMDMWASLEHKLRYKNSEIAEIYKEKLKKNAIDITNVEHELQAIHSELFNE comes from the coding sequence ATGTACATAAAACGAAAGTCATCTTTGGATTTAGAAAGTTTAAAAGAGGAGTTTAAAGACAGCTATAGTAAATTTGAAAATCCAGAACAAGTTTTCATGTCGCTTTTTGAATTTGTAGAATTAAATCAAATATATTCTTCAGCACTAAAAGAGATTAGTACAAAATTGGAAATTCTTGACGATAATTTTCAACAAACACACAAACATAACCCTATCCATCACATAGAAAGACGGGTGAAAAAATTACGTAGTTTAGTTAAAAAATTAGAAAAAAGGAATTTAGAAATATCAGCGCAATCTGCTCGTGAAAATTTGAATGATATCGCAGGAATCCGGGTAGTATGTAATTATATAGAAGATATTTATGTTGTTGAAAGCTTATTGCTTAAACAAGAAGATGTAAATTTATTGAAACGTAAAGATTATTTAAAAAATCCTAAAGAAAATGGTTACCGTAGCCTTCATATTGTAATTACGGTACCTGTATTTTTAGCTGATTATGTAGAAGTGGTCCCGGTAGAAGTACAAATTCGTACAATAGGAATGGATATGTGGGCAAGTTTAGAACATAAATTACGTTATAAAAACAGTGAAATCGCAGAAATTTATAAAGAAAAGCTAAAGAAAAACGCTATAGATATTACAAACGTTGAACATGAATTACAAGCCATCCATTCTGAATTGTTTAATGAATAA
- a CDS encoding TVP38/TMEM64 family protein — MCFIILCAFIQNNSKVKKVVITMWGIKLNKNHHNMFSLRSIGSLIVLVVIGALLLWMSFHLNLPSPEEMRKIILSYGAAGCFVFIGITIIIAITPIPITIPTLVAGSLYGVVGGTLLSLSGIMIGSWIGYWLARIVGRRITFKLLGRYSFVVEKHLNNAGFWAMCTVKLTPGLPYWPVNYGAGALGVKQWSFISASFLASIPGQASIVTLGAFAVNPSIFHGVVLIIAWITVLLSTWISYRHWRGANTETQKPKHTE; from the coding sequence ATGTGTTTTATAATTCTTTGTGCATTTATACAAAATAATTCCAAAGTAAAGAAAGTGGTGATCACAATGTGGGGGATCAAATTAAATAAGAATCATCATAATATGTTTTCTTTACGCTCTATAGGCTCTTTGATTGTTCTAGTTGTAATAGGGGCATTGTTATTGTGGATGAGCTTTCATCTAAATTTACCGTCACCAGAGGAAATGCGTAAGATTATCCTTAGCTATGGGGCGGCCGGCTGTTTTGTTTTTATTGGCATTACTATAATAATTGCTATTACTCCTATCCCTATAACAATTCCTACATTAGTGGCTGGCTCTCTCTATGGTGTAGTCGGAGGAACACTACTCTCTTTATCTGGGATTATGATTGGATCTTGGATCGGGTATTGGCTGGCACGTATTGTAGGTAGACGTATAACTTTTAAACTTCTCGGGCGATATAGTTTTGTAGTAGAAAAACACCTTAATAATGCTGGTTTTTGGGCTATGTGTACAGTGAAATTGACGCCTGGTTTACCATATTGGCCAGTAAATTATGGTGCGGGTGCTTTAGGGGTAAAGCAATGGAGTTTCATATCTGCTAGCTTTTTAGCTTCTATTCCTGGGCAAGCTTCTATAGTGACTTTAGGTGCTTTTGCAGTAAACCCTTCAATCTTTCATGGAGTAGTATTAATTATTGCTTGGATAACAGTTTTGCTTTCAACTTGGATTTCTTATCGGCACTGGCGTGGGGCAAATACTGAAACACAGAAACCAAAGCACACAGAGTGA